A part of Neovison vison isolate M4711 chromosome 6, ASM_NN_V1, whole genome shotgun sequence genomic DNA contains:
- the CCK gene encoding cholecystokinin, which produces MNRGVCLCVLLAVLAAGALAQPVPATDRVGPGAQQEEEAPRRQLRAVQKVDGEPRAHLGALLARYIQQARKAPSGRMSVIKNLQGLDPSHRISDRDYMGWMDFGRRSAEEYEYPS; this is translated from the exons ATGAACCGCGGCGTGTGCCTGTGCGTGCTGCTGGCGGTACTGGCGGCGGGCGCCCTCGCGCAGCCCGTACCTGCGACCGACCGGGTGGGCCCAGGGgcgcagcaggaggaggaggcgcCCCGGAGGCAGCTGAGGGCCGTGCAGAAGGTGGACGGTGAGCCCCGAGCGCATCTGGGAGCACTGCTGGCCAGGTACATCCAGCAGGCCCGGAAAG CTCCTTCTGGCCGAATGTCTGTCATTAAGAACCTGCAGGGCCTGGACCCCAGTCACAGGATAAGCGACCGGGATTACATGGGCTGGATGGATTTTGGTCGGCGCAGTGCTGAGGAGTATGAATACCCCTCCTAA